A segment of the Lolium perenne isolate Kyuss_39 chromosome 3, Kyuss_2.0, whole genome shotgun sequence genome:
GTCAAAGGCACCCCAGGGTAAAGGGAACCAACACGTTGTACAACCAGATAGAGCGACGAGCGGTAGTCATTTAGATACTTCCTTCCACTGCAGATATCTCCAGTTTCTTCTTATCAGGCAAATGGCACTCGACTACCGACTAGAGTATGATTGATTATTACATCAGCGCCAGCATTGGGTCTTCATGCACCGCTGGCGTACAGACGAGTCCACTCCTTCGCTGCAATTGCCAGAACATATATCTTAATACAGGTAGCGTAAGCTGAAGGGCAAATGAGAGACTACTTCAAGACTTGTCAGCTCAAATTACCTGTTTCAACAGCTTCTGCCTCGTTGGATTTCCAATGCTTAGCAATGTTATCAGAGAGAGGGTCATCTGGGTTTGGTGCACTTAGGAGTGCCTGGATACTGAAAGACAGAAAAATGTCAGGGGGCAGCCAGTACACTAAAtagcgtctagatacatccagatTTAGACAAATCACAACGTTCTAGAAGCGGATACTGTTTCACTCCAGTGCAGGAAACTGACATATATGGATAATTAACGCTACAGCAGGTCATTTGGTCAACTAAACTCAAAAAGTAAGCAAAATAACCATCTCAGAAAAGAGGTTATGTTGTGCTAAGTTATAGAACATAAAAAAAAAACGAAATAGACAAGCAGGCAGTGAGCATGGCAAACAAAGAGAGAGACAGACAGACCTCAAGAGAACTGTTCGAATCTGAAGAGCCGGACTCCATTTGTCCTTGAGAATGTCAAGGCATATCCTACCAAGCTACACAGACCAACCACATTAACATTAAGGAATAATCCTTTTCTGTAGAAAGTACATTTACACTGGAGAATGTATGCCTGCTTACCTTGTCAATGTTGGGATGGTATATTTTGGTCAGAAACCTAACCTGCATTACCAACAAGCGAAGTTAAATGCTCAACGATATTATAACCAGTTATGTAGTAAATCACAGTATTTTAGAAACCAAAGGAAGGCTGGGACAGAACTAAAGTAACACTTGCTCAACAATCTCAGTGCTATTTAATCATCGTCCTTCCAACAAAATTTGATTGTCAAGTTACAGAAATATAAAATCAGAATAAACTAAGATTTCAAGTGTATGAATGCCAAGCAAAAAAGAGAATGTAACCACTAGAAGTTTGCTTAAATAGCAGGCTCAAAATGTAGATATAGACATAACTTGTTGATATCAAACTTTTGCAGAAGAACTTAGTGCACGTGTTACTTTTTCTGAGCAAGCCAATTAACTGTCCTGAGCTAATCATCATGGTACAAGTGTAACATAACATATCCAGTCAGGCAAATTCCCATTGTCTAAACACAAGGAAGCAATGCTGATGCAGTAGTACACTATCACCTCCAGGATACATGAAAAGGCACAGTGAATGATAAGAGTGACACGACAAAAATGAAGCTACACACAAGTTTTCAATCACTTTGAAGTATTTGGTCATTTGAAGCAGTAAACATCATTGACCTAATATTTTCCATCAGAGCAAAAATCAATAAATGCAGGGCTGGCCAGCCTTTCAACATAAGTACTTAATTATGCGAAAGGTAGAAGCCATAGTGGCAAAAGAGGAAATCTCAATTCTGAATACAGAATAATTAGGATAAAAGTGTACAAGCGCAATAACATTGTACAGAACATTAACAAAATCCCGTCTACAAACAATTACCTTCGGGGCAGCCATCGGATATTCCTCAGGTAAAAAGAGTTCCAGCTTAAAAACTCCACCTGGACAACAGGTAAGCAAGAATAATGGTATCAGAAAGCCAAACAATCATAAAGTGTAATGCTAACATTTACGCAAACATGTTTATTGCATGACATATAAATCATGCAGAAGAGAAAAATTATTAAGGTAATTTATATAAGAACATGAATAGGATTTTGCTAAATAGACTACTCGGCTAGTCTACTTCCATAAATTAATGAAACCATAGTTTTTAAGGCGTCCGCCTTAGGACGCTTAAACGACGCTTAGACGATAGAGCTCCGCCCCCAGCTCTTTGCCCGCTTTAGGCGGTACAGCACCCCCCAGCGCTTTAGGGCGCCTTACCGCTTTCAAAACCATGGACGAATTGAGTTCATTAAACCTAGATCGATAGTTCTCTGCCATTTGAAGATGATATGCATGTTCTCCTATTTCATGCATATAACTTGGACAAAACTGAACAGGGCTAAGGAAGCAAATATGTCACATTGTGTATCATAAGACGGCATTGATATCAAGACAACGTTAAAGGGGTAAGATCAAACCACGCTGAATCTAAACCATACAAGATAAATTGGACATACTAGATGAAACAGGAGGAACATAAAAAAAAGTAAGGTCACAGCAAGTAGTAAAAATCTGTCTGGAAAACGATACTAGTAACTAGCCCTCCAACACTGCTAATTACTACTCCCTCCTTGCTTTGTAAGGCCTGAACATATTTCGAGATAACCAATTTGACCAACGAAACATGAGTTATATGCAACAACTATCATACGATTAGAAAATTCTTTCAAATATATGAATTCAATGATTTAATTGTTAGTAAACTGAGGACCTAAAAATGTGTGAGGGCCTTACAAGCCCAGAAGGAGGGAGTACATACTAAAAAGAGAAAGAAGCGTCATCAAACATGACAACCGCCCCAGAGAGTAGACTGATCGAACAGCACAACCTCCATCGTCCATAATTCcaacacaagtatttgagaactgTTACCATTACTACTAATAAAAGGCTACGAACAGAATCATCTCGATTTGATAATTGATATAAGTGGCGCAGTTTTATCACTCCATACCATAACCAGCACCACTGCCGTGTATAAGAAAATTTAGCATATACCTTCATAGGGCGACTGCgccggcccaaggatcatgacgtTGAAGTAGCGCATGTTCTCCTCCGAGGGCGAAGCGCTGATCCCCGGCGCTGCACAAACAAACCATTCAAACAGCGGAAATCAAGCCCTCGGAAATGCAACACCTCACCAGAATCCACCGTAACGGCAGATTGAATAGCGCCCGTACCTGGCTCGCTGAGGAGCCTCTGCGTCTCCTGCATAGATCCAACCGCACGGCAACACCCCCCAAAAATTAGCCAGGAAAACAAACGACGAATCGGATCGAAGGAGTCGAGAGATCTGTGATGGGACGATCAGATCGGGGGCGCACCTTGATGATTCGTCGCGGGAGGTTGCTGTTGGCCATCGGATCAAGCCGGGGCGATGTCTTCTTCGTCGCCGATGAGTGCGGCGCCGGTGTTTCGTGCGGAGGAAGGGGGCGACGGGAGGAGGCGTCAGCCGGGCTTGGGGAACAAGGGGTAGGCGGTGGGGGTTGGATGCTCGCTATTATACGCACGGACGCGGTTTTGCTAGTCCATCGCTTTATTCCATGCTTGATGCTactagtagtgcttgagctttatCTCAGCCCTGCGATAGGGTCTTTAACGGCCAGGATTACTCTAGGTCCTACCGGACTAGCCTGCTAGGTTTTTTATTTCCATTCTATTTAGATATATATGATATGGTGATTCTTATATCAAGGTTACTTTCAAGTGGTACCAATTCTATATGCTAGCAATCTAGTGGCTaacaaacaacaacaacaacaacaaaaaatagtTAGTGTGTATTGCACAATTCATATTTGCAAATCATTTCAACTTTAGTTTTTTTCTTCCAGTGAAATGTATTAGCGGTAAAATCATACAAACACTATGAACGTTTTTTGGGAAATGCTTTTGTACTTACACGCACGGGTGTGTATGTTTCCGTCACCGTCCGTTGTGCTTTGGGATTCAGATAAAAAGAGGAGAGAGACAAGAATATTTCTATCTACCATGGTCAGTACGAATCTCAAGAAATAAATGGACGATCACGGAAACACTCACACACATGCGTGTAAGTACAAAATCTACTATTCTTTCCTAAAACAAACACTATGAACTTACCTCTTGCATCCATACAAATTCATCAGAATTATGAAAATGACGAAAAAAAACGTAAGGTGTAACGCACTCACAAACATTGCAAGAATTCAAATATGTCCACCATATCATTATTGTTTGTTGAGTAGTCTATTAGAAGAAGAAAAATCACATAATCTAAGAGGTGCAAGTGGATGATTTGCAAAATTAGTAGGGCTTATGATGGCAATTGGTGTGCGTCCAATTTACATTTCTCATGTCCAATTAAATATGTGATCCCTTGAAACGTAACTCGATAGACACTTATTTTCTGAACTTCACTAACTCCTACCTTAAATTGGACATTACTAAGTAGAAAGTATAGAAAAATAGTCATGGATAGGATTATAGATTAGACAGTACTAAGTATAGATTGGATTATATGTCATCACTAATGTCAATATTGTCTTATGGGTCATGTGTGCTTAGTAGGGTTAATAAACCCTACCAACTCAAGAGGCACATAACTACTATACTAAAGCTGAACAGGTTCGATTTTTCTCctaattttggattttttttcgGAGTAACCTGCAGCTGACACGTAGGTAGTTTTCTGGTTAATTTTCGTAGTCATTTCTCTGTGTGTATATCTGGTGCCCTCTTGCACTTGTTTTTGGTCCTTTCCTTTGGTCTGTGGTGCACTTTGTTTTGACGTGGGTGGATATAGCATTTCTTATGTTCTGGTCCCACTTGATTTAACTCACACCGCTTTGACCAAGGAGAGCAAAACAAAATCCCACCGCTGTCTccattggtaaagttctggcaagGTTCCATGCTCCGCCACTATTAAGCCGCTTCCAAGCCCCATTGCTGCCCGCCCTCAGGTCGTCGTCCCCGGCGGGCGCGTGCCCCTCCCCGAGGTCACCGCCCCCGGCGGGCGTCTGCCTCGGTCGCCGGCCCCCTCCTGGTCCATCCCTGGGTCGTCGTCGCCGGTCGCTCGCCGGATCCCCGAGGTCGTCGCGGCCCGCACCTGCTCTGCCTCGAGGTTGCCGTACCCGGCCACCGTCTGCCCCGCCCCGAGGTCATCACGGCCCGCAGCTGCTTCGCCTCGAGGTCGCCGTACCCGGCCGGCGTCTGCCCCGCCCCGAGGTCATCGCGGCCCGCAGCTGCTCCGCCTTGAGGTCGCCGTACCTAGCCGACGTTTGCCCTGCCCGAGGTCGTGGCGGCCCTCACATGCCCCGCCTCGAGGTCGTCGTACCCAGCCGGCGTCTGCCTCGCCCCGAGGTCAGAGCCTGCTCCACCCACCGCCCGGTGGTTCAAGTCAGCGGTCGGACCTGCGACCAACGGCCGAGGTCTAGCACAGAGGGCGTTGCCGTGGGGAATTCGGGATTTGCCGTATTTGGAAGCGGGAGGGATGGCCGCGACGTGCGGGGCCCTTCGCCTTCGTACCAGCAGGTTCCACCGGGTCGGCCGTCGGCCGCAGATGCAATGGGCCGCGCGTCGGGAGGCCGCACCGAGAGGAGCAGCGCCAAGGCCATCACCTCGCGACCGGCCACCATTGTCTGATGCATCGGTGCGACCATGGTTTGTTCGTTCCTCCCGCTCCTTCCCATGTTCTCCTTtttttcctcttccttttgttgagCTCCGTCTTGACCGGTGACTCTCCAGGACCAAACGACACCACCACACGGAGCTTCCCCTCTGTCTCGCCTTGCCCCAGCGTCGTGCCCTGCCCTCGAGTCCCAGTGAGGCTCGCCATGCAAGGATGATGGCGACAAGAAGAGGCATCGCCTCAATTTTAGTCTTCTCCAATAAAGATGTGCCCGTCGCTGGCTTGGCCATCCACCGATGTCACAGGTTTGCTGGGAGGTGCCCATCCAAGATTTAGTTTGTGTAGTGTTAATTTTTCCTTTTCTATGCAGACTGCGAGATGAATCTGGATGATTTCTTTTAAATTTGACTCAAAGGTGACCAGATCCGAAATTTAGTCAGTACCAACCGTCTTGGGTCTCTTCTATAGAACGCCCTATTTTCATGCCAATTTCCACTCCATGGATTTGCTTTGCAGACCCGAAAAGAGCCTAGCTGGATAGGATGGACGCTATTTGTGTCGTGCGTATGCAGCTCATCTGCAGAGCTGCAGCCGAGAAATGCCAGGTATGCAGAGTCCTGtgtcaaaaattcatgtatgcaatATATATTTTGTGATTCTTTGATGAGTCTTAGTTCAGTAGGTATCTTATAGTAATTCAGTCGTCAGAACCAATTTAAGATTCTCTACATGAGCTATTATGGTACCACTTGTTACGGTGACAGCTCCATCAAAATTCAGCGTTTGCAGTAATGATTATGTTTCTCATCTCTGTACAACACTGTAAAAGTTTATAATAATCAGTTTCAGTTTGTTGCAATTTTTCTTCTTGCTGTTCCATATTCTTACAAGGGAACTCATTTTTTGTTCAACGGGTGCCTCCATTTATTATTAAATGACCAAATTGAAACAATCAAAAATATAGGTAATACATGTAAATATAGGTGCTTAGAAGAATCATTTGTTATCTAGGTTGTCATATGAGAATATAATTATCTACACATAACTGAAAATAACTCAGTCGACCTTCTCTGCATGCAAGATTTTTTTCGAGGATGCTCTGCATGCAAGATGAGTGACTGCCTCTATGATTTACTATTTTTTTCGAGTATagttcgaatttcttgaaatactTTCCGTTGATGTATTTGTCATGTGGAGCCTCATCAGGGTCTCGCTGGCCACCGTCGTTGCCCGCAATTCCCGCAGCCAGGTTGGCCGTGATGGATACTGGCGAATCGACCACCgccgcctgatggtgcgctcaaTGTTGTTCTACTCCCACTGTAGGCGAGGCGGCGCCTGTGGCATCAGGACCATCCGGATCTGGATCAATTCGTCGAGATACAGGCCACTTCCACTGATCTATTAAGAGCATATGATTGCTTCAGAAAGGTGATATCTGCAATTAGATAACATATACATATCCAAAAGGAATTGTTGGTATAAGATTGCTTGAGAAATAATCTCTTCCAGGCGTGGGAGCAGAAAGTTGAAAATGACCTTATAAGTCTGATTGTCTGAAACATCAAATGATTAATTTGTGCATTGTACAGTTTGAAAATTCTGCCTCTGAGGTGTAGAGGACGTTACCATCTGAAACATCAAAATGATTAATGTGTGAGTTTGGATTGACATGCTATGCGCATGGGCACATAGCCACACACTAGAGAACTGTGTAATATTTCTTCCAATTTTTTAACAAGCTACTGTATATTTTTCCTGCATAAGATTTAAGAAGCGCATATATTGTACTTTTGAAGCACTTTCTCAGGAACATTGTGTCTGACAAATTAGTAATCACTTACTATAGCTATTATCCAAGAATTGCATGTTTTTACTTTTTACTAGAATGCAGTGTCATGAGCGGTTTATTTAACTGCCTAATGGAGTTCAGCTCTTGCCCCGTCTTTAGTTACATGTTTTAGCTTTTTAAATTACTGTTCTTTGTGTCTGTCATGTTTACCGTCTTCCAAATTGCTTCATTTCTTTGTTGTCAGGCAAGTTCTATGGTTGATGAGGAGATTCAGTATCTTCGTCTGCCCATGGGTTGCAACACGAGTTTGAAATTGTGAGGAAGAGAATGGATGCTGAAGCAAAGAAAGCATATAAGTTACTTGACCAACTTCCATATCTCCACAAGACATGTCTATACTCAGTTATGGATACCAGCTCCACCTCTGAAAAAAAGGAAGGTCAAAGCATTGGTTACTACACCAAACACCAGACTTCAATACAATTCAAAGAGCTGCAGCACCGTTGCTAATAGAGTGAGTAGTGTCTACAACAAATTATTACCGTTCTCATTTTCAACAAAAAATGGAAGTTTAACTTCAAGATACTTCTTTTAGTTCTGAAATTTTGTGTTGCCAGTGTAAAGTTGACAACAATAACTAAATAAAACTATCTACTGATACTTTGGGTGCTATATATTCCAGATTATCTCACTCTTTGTAAAGTTTTGATTCTGAAATCCATATGCCCAAATACCTTATCTAACTATTTTCCATACATACATTGCCTTTTCACTCAAATCATCATACCTAAACACTAATAATCTATTGCATACAATGACCTTGCTCAACTTGAATGCAGGTTTGTGCTGACATATTGGTAAAGAAAGCATATGAAGAGTGGATGCATGATGTAGGATATGATGGTAAGACACTCCAGAGCTTCAAGCATAATCTGTCGCAAGTGATAGAGCAGCAGATTCAACAATTAACCATGCTTCAAATGGTTCAATCAATGCACACAAACAATTATTTGCGGAACATCTAGCCAAACTTCCGCACTTACTACAAGGTAATAAGATCTAAACTAAGAATCCTGATGCATCTTGTGAATATTTCATGTTTGCACTATTGTTTCTATAAGGTTATTAGTCTAATTTGAAGTGAGTTTCATATCTTCAAGTTTTCCATTGTTCGCATGTCCAGTCAAGTCATCTCAACCTAAGGATCGAAGACAAGGAAGAAAACCACGAATCTGCCGACGTTAGTCCTCAGAAAGGTCATGTTTAGAGCTGCTAATCTACCTTCAGTCTCTAGGAATAAAGACTTCTATTATACTGTAGTATTAAGTGTCCACCGGGAAAATAAATTACTTTGTCGTGCTACTATGTTCTTTATCGTACTCTGTTTCTTATGACTCCAAGTAGAAAGTGTCGGTAGGTACAAGTAATTAAGGAGTAGCTAATTTCAGCAGTTTTGTGTGTTCGGAAATTAAATTCCTTCTGCTTCCACTCTAACTACAACCACATATCCGAATTTACATAAGGGAACATTTTTGTTCACTGTGGATTATTTGATAAATTGTACAAACCACACCTATACATGCATATGACATTTTCTTACCAACTATGTTAACGCGCACTGTTTGAACAACAAAAACCTCACTACTTCTACCATTTCAAGAGCGTTTTAAAAATTGTAGAACACAGTTGGCACGGCGTGCCGCCGTGCCCATCCATTGCTAGT
Coding sequences within it:
- the LOC127343295 gene encoding ubiquitin-conjugating enzyme E2 36, coding for MANSNLPRRIIKETQRLLSEPAPGISASPSEENMRYFNVMILGPAQSPYEGGVFKLELFLPEEYPMAAPKVRFLTKIYHPNIDKLGRICLDILKDKWSPALQIRTVLLSIQALLSAPNPDDPLSDNIAKHWKSNEAEAVETAKEWTRLYASGA